A region from the Streptomyces sp. 3214.6 genome encodes:
- a CDS encoding AAA family ATPase: MAAWSDTDELIRWGTAARLDRTNDGLLGRERELEQVHDLLSDPDGPRLVLVRGERGVGRSAFLNAVGERLRTQGTALHVVDSVRGDGERPLLLALRLVIALEEHRSAPPRQRPAGKLVARALAAVDQRDSTTMHALLRASLTQATPLTILVDDVQHADPDSLAVLCRIDFSRFAPGVRLVVSGVRHVASGPVRMREGTPDAVGLGTSRHGRKAGEARAPGCDGPAGLLERLSDIEGARTVELSSLGPDDVTALVARWLRAKPDAFLARQVGELTHGIPGAVDALLAGWTRQDGIRVADGHAFLGARTSVPVLPDDDRFVTAVDALGEPCRAVAAALSILWPLGRPALPLTAAWAGLSADATYDVVRHLIEADIIEEQPGPDATTVRGWTFRLPLTAHTLRERLSPVDRSRLSATAVGVLWKGADSEHPGHMIPPAPGLLDEKDAAAYQADRVADAGSLVDRERAVAELTAAARRMRPGNDDGRALRWLRAASDLTEHADARDLVLQQYGTTAYLACDYATGRAAGESLLRNPGPALSDLDLQEAAYLVVAVTANQRDWTTMSRLATAHWWDGLPVPALAKVSGQSLALCHLSRWKEAANLLQQTETVWTTSPRARAAPALARALADLAMGRPELYRRELAMHGAPELPPGKVYSLASGTFDDLLTSYDLNAANNLLETAGLTVEMLPPLGQFLFDHLTGRWDQALESARRLLANSEIQSTPVSDNSLMPARTAAILLARGRVTSALQIVEEMRGPGTSPPQCALNASEAEVLMALGDMDAAEKTLRRGLAAAREHDQIYGTEELWALLAEVTVEAGRTAEAATCLESLGQVASRTGSGRAQLRYLLASARVLRQEAPDTAGDHLREAVNLARSRGLPFETATTLLEAADGGAAPGKPLYEAYELFGMTGAALWRFHTRTLLREAGLTIPGRKQATAENDHLLATLLAEQLTTRQIATILRLNEDAVVGRLSRLLARTGKRSRTELVTAVLTGTLDSR; this comes from the coding sequence GTGGCTGCGTGGTCGGACACCGACGAACTGATCCGCTGGGGTACGGCCGCGCGCCTGGACCGCACCAACGACGGTCTGCTTGGCCGCGAGCGCGAGTTGGAACAGGTCCACGACCTCCTGAGCGACCCTGACGGCCCCCGCCTGGTGCTCGTGCGCGGCGAACGCGGCGTGGGCCGCAGTGCGTTCCTGAACGCGGTCGGCGAGCGACTGCGCACACAGGGAACTGCCCTGCACGTGGTGGACAGTGTCCGAGGCGACGGTGAACGGCCTCTGCTACTGGCGCTGCGGCTGGTCATTGCACTCGAAGAGCACCGATCCGCCCCGCCACGGCAGCGGCCGGCCGGAAAGTTGGTTGCTCGAGCGCTGGCCGCCGTCGACCAGCGTGACTCCACAACGATGCACGCATTGCTTCGCGCTTCCCTCACCCAGGCCACGCCGCTCACCATCCTGGTCGACGACGTTCAGCATGCCGATCCCGACTCCCTGGCCGTGCTGTGCCGGATCGACTTCTCGCGGTTCGCGCCCGGTGTCCGGCTGGTGGTGTCCGGAGTGCGGCACGTCGCATCGGGCCCAGTCCGTATGAGAGAGGGCACGCCGGATGCCGTCGGCTTGGGCACCTCACGCCATGGACGGAAGGCCGGGGAGGCCCGGGCACCAGGCTGCGACGGTCCGGCCGGGCTCCTGGAGCGGCTGTCCGATATCGAGGGGGCCCGCACGGTGGAGCTGTCCTCCCTGGGACCGGATGACGTCACCGCGCTGGTCGCGCGGTGGTTGCGGGCAAAGCCCGACGCCTTCCTCGCCCGGCAGGTAGGCGAGTTGACCCATGGCATCCCGGGAGCAGTCGACGCCCTGCTCGCAGGCTGGACTCGCCAGGACGGGATCCGGGTCGCCGACGGCCACGCCTTCCTTGGCGCGAGGACGTCGGTACCGGTGCTGCCCGACGACGACCGGTTCGTCACAGCAGTGGACGCGCTGGGCGAGCCGTGTCGTGCAGTGGCCGCGGCGCTGAGCATCCTGTGGCCGCTTGGCCGGCCGGCCCTTCCGCTGACAGCGGCATGGGCCGGCCTGTCCGCCGACGCTACCTACGACGTTGTCCGCCACCTGATCGAGGCGGACATCATCGAGGAACAGCCCGGACCGGACGCAACCACGGTGCGCGGGTGGACCTTCCGTCTTCCACTGACAGCGCACACCCTTCGGGAGCGGCTGAGCCCGGTGGACCGCAGTCGGTTGTCCGCCACGGCGGTCGGAGTCCTCTGGAAGGGCGCGGACTCGGAACACCCCGGACATATGATCCCCCCGGCGCCGGGTCTTCTCGACGAGAAGGACGCGGCGGCCTACCAGGCAGACCGGGTCGCGGACGCGGGCAGCCTGGTCGACCGGGAGCGTGCGGTGGCCGAACTGACGGCTGCCGCACGGCGGATGAGGCCCGGCAACGATGACGGGCGGGCCCTGCGGTGGCTCCGGGCCGCCAGTGACCTGACCGAGCACGCCGACGCTCGCGATCTCGTCCTCCAGCAGTACGGGACGACCGCCTACCTGGCCTGCGACTACGCCACGGGACGGGCCGCCGGGGAATCGCTGCTGCGTAACCCGGGACCTGCGCTGAGCGACCTCGACCTGCAGGAGGCCGCCTACCTGGTCGTGGCGGTCACGGCCAACCAACGTGACTGGACCACGATGTCCAGGCTCGCCACCGCTCACTGGTGGGACGGACTGCCAGTGCCCGCCCTCGCCAAGGTGAGCGGCCAGTCCCTGGCCCTGTGTCACCTCTCACGATGGAAGGAGGCAGCCAATCTGCTCCAGCAGACCGAAACCGTGTGGACCACCAGCCCACGCGCACGTGCGGCGCCCGCCCTGGCCAGGGCCCTGGCCGACCTGGCCATGGGCCGACCAGAACTCTACCGGCGCGAACTGGCCATGCACGGCGCCCCCGAGCTGCCCCCCGGCAAGGTGTACTCGCTGGCGAGCGGCACGTTCGACGACCTGCTCACCAGCTACGACCTCAACGCAGCCAACAACCTCCTGGAGACCGCCGGCCTGACCGTAGAAATGCTGCCCCCGCTCGGCCAGTTCCTCTTCGACCACCTAACGGGCCGGTGGGATCAGGCATTGGAGTCAGCCCGCCGACTGCTGGCCAACAGCGAGATCCAGTCCACCCCGGTGTCGGACAACTCTCTGATGCCCGCGCGGACCGCGGCCATCCTCCTCGCCCGGGGCCGCGTCACCAGCGCCCTGCAGATCGTCGAGGAAATGCGCGGCCCCGGCACGAGTCCGCCGCAGTGCGCCCTGAACGCATCAGAAGCAGAAGTGCTCATGGCCCTCGGCGACATGGACGCAGCCGAGAAAACACTGCGCCGCGGGCTCGCCGCTGCACGGGAGCACGACCAGATCTACGGCACAGAGGAGCTGTGGGCCCTGCTGGCCGAGGTGACAGTCGAGGCCGGACGCACCGCCGAGGCGGCGACCTGCCTGGAAAGCCTGGGGCAGGTCGCCTCCCGCACGGGCAGCGGACGGGCACAGCTCAGGTACCTGCTGGCCTCGGCCCGGGTCCTGCGCCAGGAGGCCCCCGACACCGCCGGCGACCACCTGCGCGAGGCGGTGAACCTGGCCCGCTCCCGCGGCCTGCCCTTCGAGACGGCGACCACCCTCCTGGAAGCCGCCGACGGGGGTGCGGCCCCGGGCAAGCCCCTGTACGAGGCATACGAACTGTTCGGCATGACCGGTGCCGCCCTGTGGCGCTTCCACACCAGGACCTTGCTGCGCGAGGCCGGACTCACCATCCCCGGCCGCAAGCAGGCCACTGCCGAGAACGACCACCTGCTCGCCACCCTGCTCGCCGAACAGCTCACCACCCGCCAGATCGCCACCATCCTGCGACTGAACGAGGACGCGGTCGTCGGACGCCTGTCCCGGCTGCTTGCCCGCACCGGAAAGCGCTCCCGCACCGAACTCGTCACCGCCGTCCTCACGGGCACCCTCGACTCCCGCTGA